The Humulus lupulus chromosome 3, drHumLupu1.1, whole genome shotgun sequence genome window below encodes:
- the LOC133822564 gene encoding uncharacterized protein LOC133822564 isoform X2, whose translation MPKNMASRRELLDRWRGIEEEEEKDDDDDRIDPSKCRSLHQSKEQWFADAFSYLISLPKENHIWCGSWDLMGPLLETFYNYYKDERDDSPLRRLWKRISEEMRQCVQCITQHHQAQEMYNMEYELSSISPLLDVLRSLDEERVTMHLREINAKLVREDYDPACDNYEVVSVMYEALMFPVLLDDQSLFTEFEQFIEAIDNIHELALDGQQQFPGVYALFFFKRRVRSVGHRLAGSMGKLRRATDVEPLQPLIKKFISFLEAEALPSAMKASRPRAELDRVSIWLGIKSLLGFLEPPAFEEGILERYPIFLDIVLNHISGDSVDFSHAVTCLKLLFEILGCKLWLRSTLSPSVMRNTLLGQCFHSRNEKSHKDIFDLFQPFLQSLEALQDGEHEKQRRHFLYFLLHQVPASSNFSVLTRQKARQISLFIVHRGYAMNPPCPPFECAHMWGPPLVSSLKDSSLHNSLRQPAIDLIQTILVSDAAVLISSLLSSCPPPRPGRGFSNELNDDEEDNIRLLFSMDVEEKHDSSWSDFSKQSKIVSLDFGEWMCIPMLWIDVLADISPLVLPTSFWKAVFWARSRFSMVGSDLNSEMAVPVRTWLLSSEISASFGWKLPTGSDDGGDVKEQKNSIKVSTMSLSLIRAYIRLTEHFLVQVGQGELRRQWTWEPRMGESLILSLLDSSDAVRQFGKCILEHVSDTRGLACGLKFLCSSGSSLSAVFLGLRHAVKLVQVDVVILKFQMLQHFLFVLRKLLDQVSVDGKLIEMDIMLQEKFCCLLSEIVWPCIKRCLIEGKAFIGYSICQMTCVRLLEILPIVFERLWPSFIEQLGSCGILKSAVDFSWLHDLVDWGKSSLKVVVVYWKRAVASLLKLLKDSCHNGIALTIKTIEELISCESVSMDELTEQVSRLSVSLSKEASDNIKKNFSSEGLLLRTKEPTVDVQPWPIKDTELQILDSSTIDDRKDRYDLIVLSDDEKEDSPSEFMLSDTGIGRSKLDCKTVTSHVHEDTPNVDLISEKVCGIDTSKDMLKASGRADVTDGSASKINSNKLTGKLAPVAIPKSGVDNKQKEKISKCNVDNILESHGRVNLKKSSDGAISFNKSNKACGSVKTNDTILKKIVCDTEDDPLECALDSVKRQPTSLAKPNIFVPKRQLIHLSTPNKNNLGHLQRLEARARRFKPPRLDEWYKPILEIDYFATVGLTSASENDRRTFGKLKEVPVCFQSPEEYINIFRPLVLEEFKAQLQSSFQEIPSWEEMCFGVLSVLAIERVDDFHLVRFAHDNDDPTSSKSFSENDLVLFTKEPPQKSSHDVHMVGKVERRERDYKRRLSILLIRFYFQNGTSRLNQARRNLLERSKWHASRIMSITPQLREFQALSSIKVIPLLPTILNPINDGPSSNEISKVDLSKLSQPLQLILKSSFNDSQLHAISVAIGLRNSKKKVELSLIQGPPGTGKTRTILAIASGLLASPSEKSDQAENFLAGSGRKSNSLSTKISQTAAVARAWQDAALAKQLNEDMQRNSKSIDAYVRRRVLICAQSNAAVDELVSRISSQGLYRSDGKMYKPYLVRVGNLKTVHPNSLPFFIDTLVDHRLADETMKLNDAKNDENVYSSTTLRSNLEKIVDRIRFYEAKRANLSDENIGLKKSLEDDSHKEDDMKKMSDAEVQRKLRKLYEEKKQIYKDLSIAQSQEKKTNEELKGLKHKLRKSILREAEIVVTTLSGCGGDLYAVCSESISGHKFGSPSEHTLFDAVVIDEAAQALEPATLIPLQLLKSNGVKCIMVGDPKQLPATVLSNVASKFLFECSMFERLQKAGHPVVMLTKQYRMHPEICWFPSLHFYERKLLNGEMSSKVAPFHETEGLGPYVFYDIIDGRELRGKNSGALSLYNEHEANAAIEVVKFFKNRHASEFVAGRIGIITPYKCQLSFLRSRFSNVFGSSIIDEIEFNTVDGFQGREVDILILSTVRAAETNSAGPGINSSNIGFVADVRRMNVALTRAKFSLWIIGNARTLQTNKNWAALIKDANKRNLIRTVKVPYRNMFKGPLPKNRASENYDNHLTERKYNEVDNAGQHVKNSRSSKRDGKIRTDDIYKGAKSRDNGREKDFSATRDMGIKKRSGRDGLNLPMKDSSSEVAIGNNKSSEDKYITTVEHVTHDEFKGKERSEKKFRLENSHKGKRKTKLEDSSKNVDHPEQDSRDKVLKAQVTKRLKTVSGGDGKQGNQEGSTPFAAIGRKDRGLNDGGRNPNQVGPSDLIAKRKKQREAVDAILSSAFIPSKKSETSAKPLPSRRHSSSSSIPSVGTKPSKNRKE comes from the exons ATGCCCAAAAACATGGCTTCCAGAAGAGAACTACTGGACCGCTGGAGAGGTATTGAGGAGGAGGAAGAAAAAGACGATGACGATGATCGTATTGATCCCTCTAAATGCCGTTCTCTTCACCAGAGCAAAGAACAATG GTTTGCAGATGCATTTTCTTATTTGATTTCTTTGCCAAAAGAAAATCACATTTGGTGTGGTTCTTGGGATTTAATGGGGCCACTTTTGGAGACATTCTACAACTACTATAAAGATGAGCGAGATGATTCTCCCCTCAGACGTCTATGGAAAAGAATATCTGAGGAAATGCGGCAGTGTGTACAGTGTATTACTCAGCACCATCAAGCCCAAGAAATGTATAACATGGAGTATGAATTGAGTTCTATTAGTCCCCTTCTTGATGTGTTGAGAAGTCTTGATGAGGAAAGAGTGACAATGCACTTAAGGGAGATAAATGCTAAATTAGTGCGAGAAGATTATGATCCAGCTTGTGATAATTATGAAGTTGTTAGCGTCATGTATGAG GCTTTGATGTTCCCTGTTCTGTTAGATGATCAGTCATTATTTACAGAATTTGAACAATTTATTGAAGCCATTGATAATATACATGAACTTGCTTTGGATGGGCAGCAACAATTTCCG GGTGTTTATGCATTGTTTTTTTTCAAAAGAAGAGTACGTTCGGTTGGTCATCGTTTAGCTGGATCCATGGGAAAATTGAG GAGAGCAACAGACGTGGAACCTTTACAGCCTTTGATTAAGAAATTTATTAGCTTTCTGGAGGCAGAAGCTTTGCCATCTGCCATGAAGGCTTCAAGACCAAGAGCTGAGCTGGATAGAGTATCCATTTGGCTTGGCATCAAATCACT GCTTGGATTCTTAGAACCTCCAGCTTTTGAAGAAGGCATATTAGAGCGCTATCCTATTTTTCTTGATATCGTACTCAACCATATCAGTGGTGATTCAGTAGATTTCTCTCATGCAGTTACTTGCTTGAAGCTACTCTTTGAAATTCTTG GTTGTAAACTCTGGTTAAGGTCGACATTGTCTCCAAGTGTGATGCGCAATACTCTTTTGGGTCAGTGTTTTCATTCAAGAAATGAGAAAAGCCACAAAGACATATTTGATCTTTTTCAGCCTTTTCTGCAG TCTCTTGAGGCTTTGCAAGATGGGGAACATGAGAAGCAGCGCAGGCATTTTCTCTATTTTCTCCTCCATCAGGTGCCCGCGAGCAGTAACTTCAGTGTTTTAACAAGGCAGAAGGCTCGCCag ATATCCCTTTTTATTGTGCATCGAGGTTATGCGATGAACCCACCTTGTCCCCCTTTTGAGTGTGCACATATGTG GGGCCCTCCTCTAGTTTCATCTCTGAAGGATTCTTCACTTCACAATTCTCTTAGACAACCCGCCATTGATCTCATACAAACTATTCTTGTATCTGATGCTGCTGTCCTAATAAGTTCATTACTAAGTTCTTGCCCACCACCAAGACCTGGGAGAGGCTTCTCTAATGAATtgaatgatgatgaagaagacaATATTAGACTCTTATTTTCCATGGACGTTGAAGAGAAGCATGATAGTTCTTGGAGTGACTTCAGCAAACAGAGCAAAATTGTATCTCTGGATTTTGGAGAATGGATGTGCATTCCAATGTTATGGATTGATGTCCTTGCTGACATCAGTCCCTTGGTTCTTCCCACATCATTTTGGAAGGCCGTTTTTTGGGCTCGCTCTCGTTTTTCTATGGTAGGGTCTGATTTAAATTCAGAAATGGCAGTTCCAGTTAGAACATGGCTTTTGTCCTCTGAAATCTCTGCATCATTTGGGTGGAAGCTTCCAACTGGTTCTGATGACGGTGGGGATGTGAAGGAGCAGAAAAACTCAATAAAAGTGTCAACAATGTCACTTTCCCTAATTCGAGCATACATCAG GTTAACAGAACATTTCTTAGTTCAGGTGGGGCAGGGTGAACTTCGGAGGCAGTGGACTTGGGAACCAAGAATGGGCGAAAGCTTGATCCTTTCCCTTTTGGATTCCAGTGAT GCTGTGAGACAGTTTGGAAAGTGCATCTTGGAACATGTTTCTGACACGAGGGGTCTTGCTTGTGGCCTGAAGTTTCTTTGTTCTTCTGGGTCTTCATTATCTGCTGTTTTTTTAGGTTTGAGACATGCTGTGAAAttg GTCCAAGTGGATGTTGTTATACTAAAGTTTCAGATGTTACAACACTTTTTATTTGTTCTTCGAAAATTACTAGATCAAG TAAGCGTGGATGGAAAACTGATTGAAATGGACATAATGTTACAAGAAAAATTCTGTTGCTTACTATCAGAAATTGTCTGGCCATGTATTAAGAGGTGCTTGATTGAAGGGAAGGCATTTATTGGTTACAGTATTTGTCAG ATGACTTGCGTTCGCTTACTTGAAATCCTCCCTATTGTCTTTGAAAGGCTTTGGCCTTCATTTATCGAGCAGCTTGGTTCTTGTGGAATATTGAAAAGTGCAGTTGACTTCTCTTGGCTTCATGATCTTGTGGATTGGGGAAAGTCATCACTTAAAGTTGTAGTTGTATACTGGAAAAGAGCAGTTGCTTCTTTGCTGAAGTTGCTGAAGGATTCATGTCATAATGGTATTGCATTGACAATTAAGACCATTGAAGAACTCATATCATGCG AAAGTGTCTCCATGGATGAGTTAACTGAACAAGTGTCCCGCCTCTCAGTTTCTTTATCCAAGGAAGCTTCAGATAATATTAAAAAGAATTTCAGTTCTGAAGGATTACTTCTAAGGACGAAAGAGCCTACTGTAGATGTCCAACCTTGGCCAATCAAGGATACGGAGCTTCAAATCCTAGACTCATCTACAATAGATGACAGAAAGGACAGATATGATTTGATTGTTCTTTCTGATGATGAAAAAGAAGATTCACCTAGTGAGTTCATGTTATCTGATACTGGTATAGGTCGGAGCAAGTTGGACTGCAAAACAGTAACTAGTCATGTTCATGAAGACACTCCAAATGTTGACCTAATCAGTGAGAAAGTTTGTGGCATTGACACTTCAAAGGATATGTTGAAGGCTAGTGGGCGTGCAGATGTTACTGATGGTTCTGCATCTAAGATAAACTCTAATAAACTCACAGGGAAGCTAGCACCTGTTGCCATCCCAAAATCAGGTGTCGATAACAAGCAGAAAGAGAAAATCTCTAAATGCAATGTAGACAATATTTTAGAATCTCATGGAAGAGTAAATTTGAAGAAGTCATCTGATGGTGCTATTAGCTTCAATAAGTCAAATAAAGCTTGTGGGAGTGTAAAAACAAATGatactatattaaaaaaaatagtatgtGATACAGAAGATGATCCACTGGAATGTGCCCTTGATTCTGTGAAACGTCAGCCAACATCATTGGCAAAACCAAACATTTTTGTTCCAAAAAGGCAACTTATCCATCTCAGTACTCCTAATAAAAACAATTTAGGTCATCTTCAGAGGTTGGAGGCTCGAGCAAGAAGATTCAAGCCACCAAGACTTGATGAATGGTATAAGCCTATACTAGAGATAGATTATTTTGCAACAGTAGGATTAACATCAGCAAGTGAAAATGATCGGCGTACATTTGGCAAGTTAAAGGAAGTTCCTGTGTGTTTCCAATCACCTGAAGAGTATATCAACATTTTTCGGCCATTGGTTTTGGAGGAGTTCAAAGCGCAGTTACAAAGTTCCTTTCAAGAAATTCCTTCATGGGAAGAGATGTGTTTCGGTGTTTTATCAGTGCTTGCAATTGAAAGAGTTGATGATTTTCATCTTGTTCGCTTTGCACATGATAATGATGACCCTACATCATCAAAAAGCTTCTCAGAAAATGACCTTGTTTTGTTTACAAAAGAGCCTCCGCAAAAATCATCTCATGATGTTCATATGGTTGGAAAG GTGGAGAGGCGCGAGAGAGACTATAAAAGAAGGTTAAGTATCTTGCTAATCAGATTCTATTTTCAAAATGGCACTTCACGTTTAAATCAAGCTAGAAGGAATCTCCTTGAACGTAGTAAATGGCATGCAAGTCGCATTATGAGCATTACTCCTCAGCTTCGAGAGTTTCAGGCATTATCTTCAATAAAAGTGATCCCCTTGCTTCCAACTATCCTGAATCCTATAAATGATGGACCTAGTTCTAATGAGATTTCAAAAGTTGATCTGAGTAAGCTATCTCAACCGCTGCAGCTAATCTTGAAGTCGTCCTTTAATGATAGTCAACTTCATGCCATCAGTGTTGCAATTGGACTGCGTAATTCAAAGAAAAAAGTTGAACTATCATTAATCCAGGGTCCTCCAG GTACTGGTAAGACTCGAACTATTTTGGCTATTGCCAGTGGTTTGCTTGCATCCCCTTCAGAAAAGTCAGATCAAGCAGAAAATTTTCTTGCTGGTAGTGGGAGAAAAAGTAATTCTTTATCAACTAAGATTAGTCAGACTGCTGCCGTTGCAAGGGCTTGGCAGGATGCCGCCTTGGCTAAGCAATTGAATGAGGACATGCAAAGGAATTCAAAATCTATAGATGCTTATGTTAGACGGAGGGTGCTTATTTGTGCTCAATCTAATGCTGCAGTCGATGAGTTGGTGTCAAGAATATCTAGTCAAGGCCTTTATCGGAGTGATGGGAAGATGTATAAGCCATATCTCGTAAGGGTTGGAAATTTGAAGACTGTTCATCCAAATTCTTTACCATTCTTTATTGATACACTAGTCGATCATCGTCTAGCAGATGAGACGATGAAGTTGAATGATGCAAAGAATGATGAGAATGTATATTCATCAACAACACTGCGCTCTAATTTAGAGAAAATAGTTGATCGCATACGATTTTATGAAGCCAAGCGTGCTAACTTAAGTGATGAAAATATTGGCCTCAAGAAGTCTTTGGAAGATGATAGCCACAAGGAAGATGATATGAAGAAAATGTCTGATGCGGAAGTACAGAGGAAGTTAAGAAAACTCTATGAGGAAAAGAAGCAAATTTATAAAGATCTTAGCATTGCTCAGTCGCAGGAAAAGAAAACTAATGAAGAACTTAAAGGACTTAAACATAAACTTCGGAAATCTATACTAAGAGAAGCTGAAATAGTGGTGACTACATTAAGCGGCTGTGGTGGAGATCTATATGCAGTATGTTCGGAATCAATATCAGGTCATAAGTTTGGCAGTCCATCTGAACACACTCTTTTTGATGCTGTTGTGATTGACGAAGCTGCTCAA GCTCTGGAACCTGCAACCCTGATACCTCTTCAGCTATTAAAGTCAAATGGTGTCAAATGTATTATG GTTGGCGATCCCAAGCAGCTTCCTGCAACGGTACTTTCAAATGTTGCAAGTAAATTTCTCTTTGAATGTAGCATGTTTGAACGTTTGCAAAAGGCTGGTCACCCGGTTGTTATGCTGACCAAACAG TATAGAATGCACCCAGAGATCTGTTGGTTTCCTTCTTTGCATTTTTATGAAAGGAAGTTGCTGAATGGCGAAATGTCTAGCAAAGTAGCACCATTTCACGAGACTGAGGGCCTTGGGCCCTATGTTTTTTATGATATTATTGATGGTCGAGAGCTTCGTGGTAAGAATTCTGGGGCGTTGTCTCTTTATAACGAGCACGAGGCTAATGCTGCTATTGAAGTTGTTAAGTTTTTCAAGAATAG GCATGCATCTGAATTTGTTGCTGGAAGAATTGGGATTATCACTCCATACAAGTGTCAACTGTCATTCTTGCGTTCTCGGTTTTCAAATGTTTTCGGATCTTCTATCATAGATGAGATAGAATTTAATACTGTTGATGGTTTCCAAGGTCGGGAGGTTGACATACTAATACTATCCACTGTAAGAGCAGCAGAGACAAACTCTGCTGGACCTGGGATCAACTCAAGCAATATTGGATTTGTTGCTGATGTAAGACGCATGAATGTTGCATTGACAAGAGCCAAATTTTCACTTTGGATTATTGGTAATGCAAGGACATTGCAGACAAACAAAAACTGGGCTGCTCTCATCAAGGATGCTAATAAGAGAAATCTTATCAGAACAGTTAAAGTTCCCTATCGGAACATGTTTAAAGGACCTCTTCCAAAAAATCGTGCTTCAGAGAACTATGATAACCATTTGACAGAGCGAAAATATAATGAGGTTGATAATGCTGGACAGCATGTGAAAAACAGTAGGAGTTCGAAGAGAGACGGTAAAATTAGAACTGATGATATCTACAAGGGAGCCAAGAGCAGAGATAATGGGCGTGAAAAAGATTTTTCAGCAACTAGAGATATGGGAATAAAGAAAAGGAGTGGTAGAGATGGACTTAATTTGCCGATGAAGGATTCATCCTCTGAAGTTGCAATTGGTAACAACAAATCTTCCGAGGATAAGTACATAACAACAGTTGAACATGTTACACATGATGAATTTAAAGGAAAAGAGAGGAGTGAGAAGAAATTTAGATTAGAGAACTCTCATAAGGGAAAGAGAAAAACTAAACTAGAAGATTCAAGTAAAAATGTGGATCACCCTGAACAAGATAGCAGAGATAAAGTTTTGAAAGCACAAGTGACTAAAAGACTGAAGACAGTATCTGGGGGTGATGGAAAACAGGGGAATCAGGAAGGTTCAACTCCCTTTGCTGCAATCGGCCGTAAGGATAGGGGTTTAAACGATGGAGGAAGAAATCCAAATCAAGTTGGCCCTTCAGATCTAATTGCAAAAAGGAAAAAGCAGCGTGAAGCTGTTGATGCTATTCTTTCCTCAGCTTTTATTCCTTCAAAAAAGTCTGAGACATCTGCCAAACCACTTCCATCTAGAAGACATTCTTCCTCGTCATCAATACCCAGTGTTGGGACCAAACCATCCAAGAACAGAAAAGAGTAA